The Montipora foliosa isolate CH-2021 chromosome 14, ASM3666993v2, whole genome shotgun sequence genome window below encodes:
- the LOC137984475 gene encoding uncharacterized protein: MAYHRQGAPTRLTTDASSVGIGAILEQEQEDASYRPIYYASRKLSKVEKRYSQFEREALAVRWRVKSSTSVPVRVDAYSGQRECGRCSQPSARLTVGQTQNEETSETEDFACSVAIEAMPAALRPKQVEIASADDTTLQLVRQAITGDWSRLSGTEELWVIGQVVLRGGRIVMPESLWKQTIVLAHEGHQGMVRTKSRLREKVWWTSK; encoded by the exons ATGGCCTACCACAGACAAGGTGCCCCAACTCGTCTCACGACTGACGCGTCGTCAGTTGGAATTGGTGCGATACTCGAGCAAGAACAAGAAGACGCAAGTTACAGGCCAATCTATTATGCCAGTCGCAAACTTAGCAAGGTAGAAAAACGATACTCCCAATTTGAAAGAGAAGCCCTTGCCGTCAGATGGCGTGTGAAAAGTTCTACCT CAGTTCCAGTACGAGTTGACGCATATTCCGGGCAAAGAGAATGCGGCCGATGTTCTCAGCCGTCTGCCCGTCTAACCGTTGGCCAAACCCAAAACGAAGAGACGAGTGAAACAGAAGATTTTGCCTGCAGCGTTGCCATCGAAGCCATGCCAGCTGCATTAAGGCCAAAGCAAGTAGAGATTGCCTCAGCAGACGACACAACCTTGCAGCTAGTGCGCCAAGCTATTACGGGTGACTGGAGCCGTTTGTCGGGGACAGAAGAACTGTGGGTAATTGGGCAAGTGGTGTTGAGAGGTGGTCGTATTGTCATGCCTGAAAGTCTATGGAAACAGACCATAGTGCTAGCTCACGAAGGCCATCAAGGCATGGTCAGAACTAAGTCCAGGTTGCGAGAGAAAGTATGGTGGACAAGCAAGTAG